The nucleotide window CAACGAAAAATTATTATTAGGCTAAGAAAATAAATATCAATGTGTTACCAAAAAAATTCTTagataagaatattttaatagatcatatgtttgtcaatttgttcaattattattaaatatatagtaacttatcaaaactttatctataactcTAACAAAGTATAAAATAACATTCATGTGGAAAGAAATCCGAAAACTCCACCAATAAAACCGAACCaaccaaaccgatatagttggtttgatttgatttgattacCGAACCAACCCGACTCGTGTACACCCCTAACTGTATATTCTCTGCTACAGCCTCCAGCAAGACAGCAACGCATTCAAAGTACTCCAAGCTCTATGTAACCACAAACACAAGGTTTGATTCTCCAAATGCTAGTAGAAACATATTGAAGAGGATATATAGTTAATTGGGTTATCAACCATCTCAAATCTTAAAAATAACTCAGCACGCCCAGATATCCGCTTATTTAAGACTTATGGCATCGAAGATCAACATGGCGGCGCAGCAATAGCGTAGTTTTGCAGTGAACTATAGTTAGAATCTGAAGTCTTTCTTGAGTATGAAAAGACACCAGTGAGCTTTTAGATGAAAGAATAGCTTTCTTTACTGTTTAAATGATAGAATAAGATTACCAAGGTTTCCATTTGCACGAACAATCTTCCGCTTTTGGACGTTCTTTTGTCCAGAATCCGCCCTATAGTACGATTCAGTGCGTGATCAGTTCAAGTTTCCGCCGTAGCTCATTCTTTTCAAAGGCCATAACTTACAAACCTTTTATAAATATTGGAAATAAATCTGGTGTTCATGCAAAGGCTTGATATGCTTTTGAAACCAACTTGTCTGGGCATGTTCTGGCCTTGGACTGGAGTAGTAAACCTTTAGCCACCATAAAAAACTTGTATAGTCAGGTATACTACACcacaaggacctttttctttgcATAAAGAACAAATGAACTCTGCtgaaaatattgatatttgaTACATTTAAGAACTCCTATGCTAAGTTGCCTTCAGATGTAAAGGACGGTAGAGAAACAGAGATCATCTCATACCTCCCATATTCGCAATCTCTTGTTGGATTAATAGTAACTTTAAATTTCAAAGGACTGTTATTCTCCTGTTGCAGTAGCAACTTCAGTAAAATTAACCAAACCAAATAGAAATTTGATCCTACATcgaatttattattttctttcaattccttttcCTCGTTGGTGCTTGATGTGTCAGTGGCTGCAATACCTTCCCCAGCAGCACTATGAAGCACAGTCCTTTCAGCCGTGCCATTCCTTCGGCAAACTAAATTTGGAGCATGATCTTTTCCCTCCTTCAGCCTTTTATAGCAAGAGAGCACTTCCTCAGCTCTGATGTTTCCAAACAACACTTCAGCTGCCTTGTTTTTAACAAGAAGTGGAGCGTACATTGAAGCATCCCACACATATAGCTGCAACATTGAGATAGTAAATTTTAAAAGAACTTCCAAATAAACAAACATAAACCAAGAATAAGAGGTTAGGTGCACTTTGGCACTGCAGCTAATTTCTGCTCCAAAGTAGATATCTCACCCCTGTTCATCATTATAATTGCGTGATTGAAATGTCAATGAATTTGAAAAATCATCTGTGATACTGGTGTCAGCTAGAGTGAAGTTTAAgtaccagaataaaacataaaaaaatcaGGTGCCGATCACCACGGTATGGAAGGAAAACCGCAATATAAGCAGTAATGGTGAAAAAGTTTTCTGGAGCTAATTTTTACAAGAACAGAGAATGTTACCAATTGAAAAGAAAATCTTACCATGAAAGGCCGATATATCGTGCTTACAACATGAAGGTGATTGGAACTCTCCTGACAATAGAGTGATGCGGCATTTTTAACACTGCCTAAACTGTTGCAAACCGCGACGATATAGTAGTTGCTAAATGTTACAGGCATATCATCAGCATAGATATGAAAAGGGGACTGGTAAGCTTTTCCTCTTACCTAGATTCGTAACTTAAAGGAGTACCACAGAGATGGCAGCCAGCAGTAATTAGATCGTCAGCCACATCACAATCTGAGTGCATGTATAGTCTCTTGCTAATGAACATGCTTTCAGTAGCCGATTCAGGAAGATGTCTCCACGTAATTGGCAGAAATACTTCACCGACAGATGCATACAAGGTTACCTTGGAGGAATCAGGAAGATTAGATAAATCTTTAAGAGAGACACAACCCTGAGATTTTGTCTCTTCGTGCACTTTCCAATTTATTGATGGCTGTTTCCACTGCGAGTACATGAAGCCAACATTCATATATTTCATAAAGCAAGCCCGATTTACAAATATCGTTCAACTGCAGTCACTTGACAACAGATGTGAAGTAATACATGAGCATGCACCTATCACAGTCATATGGATATCAAATGATCTTGAATAGTAGCATTAAGAAAATACAAATCAGCAATAACAGCCATTTAAAAGCCATAGGTTTCTTCCATCAGAAAAAGGTATAATTTGATGGACTACTTGGACCTCTCCTTATTTTGACAAACATCATAGACCTTTCCACTTTAACAGTAAAAGTAATTGGCTTAATTTCTCCACAACTGGACCATATAACTCACATAGTGATGCACCTCCGACAGAAAAACCCCAGCATAGCATAAGTATTGAACTCAAATCATTAATCTGGAACtttataaaaatttcattttcatagttaagctaaaattaaaaaaaaaatcaaattactctttcctttatttcttggGTAGATACAGTAGCAATTGGGAGAAAAATAGGAGCAAATAATTCAAAACATTTTTATTACATCATTAACTTTTAATGTCCTAGTAGAGACACGGAAATTttctatataaaaaaaactagACTAGAGGAAAGTTTTTAGATATAGGGGATGTCCATTTAGTTTGACTAAACTAGAGTGGAGGTCCAAGTAATTCACCCAAAGTTAATtcattaattaaaaaaagaacGAAAGGCACTTATTGGTTGGTGCAAGATAAAGCAGCCCTGAACTACATAACAGAGGACAAGGGATTCTAAAAATAACTCCTTCTGTTGCATACATACATCCAAATTTTGGTTTTCATCAGTGTGAAGACTGATTAAGGAGGAAAAGAGAAACCCCCATAGGAAGGGCATAGGGAAGAAAGAAATTTGAGAAGGAGAAGAGGATGCTCGTTAAATAAACTCTTAGTCTCTGCTCAAGTGTACGCAACTGAAAATTAGCACTGAAGTTCCAAGAGAAAGAGGAAACCTGATGGTTGTTTAATTCAACAGCAGCCCCCTGCTGCAGCCATTTCACAATTTTTTGAAGCTTATCCTTTGCTGCCACACCAATTCGACAGCTGAGCAACAACTCGTCTACACCTGCAAAGACGATAAATCATAATCTTAGCTAGGTCTGCCCCTGGAAAACTTTAGTTGAGCCGCTTATCTGAAAAGAGTAGTTTACAGAAATTGAGTGTCCAGTAATGTATCAATGATCCTCCAAAGCCAGACCATATCTACCAAAGACAATGCATAACAATCTCATAAATTCATCAAACTCAACCATATACTTATAGCTACAGAGTGCCctagggggaggggggggggggagaaagTGAGAGAGAGAGTAAGTACCTTTAGAAGCAAGTGACTTGTATGAATGGAGTACACATTGCAAAGTTGAGCAATGTACAGTTCTAGCCTCAATTAATCCACCAACTCTTGTAATCTTAACATctgaaattgaaaaaataaatattaaagcaTTACCTCTGGAGTCTGGAGCATCATCATTATTTGCAAGAACACACAAACGACATAGTCAACAGTATTTAAACAATACTGATCAGCGGATAAACCAGTACAACAAACACAAGTATAGCAGATTCCAAGTAAGTAAGAAGCAGAGAGGAAAGAAAGCTATATGAGTTAATGAATTTAGAAGATCCTTTAAGGCAATGACGAAGCAGTGAGCACCAATTACATCACAATCGAAATGAAACTTGTAATTATGAACGGGCTCTTCGTAAATCAATAAGAAATCCTGCCTATTTTTGTTTATGCTTAAAAGATCTTGTGAGTTTATTTCTAAAATCCAAATCCTATCTGTATTCATGTTTACTGTTTATATGTTGAGTGGTAAAATATGCCACAGGCGACAAATTGCATCAGAATTACAATCTTGGATAGTGCAAAAAGAGGTAAAAAAGACTTTTTTGGTTAACAAAAAACGTGTAATTAAAGGAGTTGGGGTCAAATTAAGAATAACAAAAGTTGTGGGtaatattaaaattttcaaaaatcatactCATTCAAACTaattcaaattttcattaaactcttctttctcctttctcctttctctttctctttctctttctctcattcttcttccttactttcttctttctcttcaattTTGCTGATGCTGCAGGTAgttcaggtatgtcatcttcttgttcttcttcgttttcttcttggtctttttcttctttccctcTTCATcctcataatttcatcatcttcttcttttttcattttatctTTGGTTTAAAATATacaagagaaagagaaaaatatgaaattttacaaAGTGGGTATTTTGCAAAATACTCTCGAGAAATTTTGAGACATCCCCATAAATGAGTATTCTGTTGAAACATCTCTTAGGATATTGGAAACATCTTCCCGTGATGTTTGAAACATATCCCGGAATGTTTGAAACATCTCTCGGGTTGTTTGAAACATCCATTGGGATGCTTGAAACATCCTTCTAAATGTTTGAAATATCTCTCGGGTTGTTTGAAACATCCATCgggatgtttgaaacatctcCCGGGATAATCGGATTGAAACATCTCCCGGGTTGTTTGAAACATCCATCGGGATATTTAAAACAATCCCGTGACGTTTGAAACATCCATCGGGATAAATGAAACATCTCACGGGATGTTTGAAACATCCATCGGGGTAGAGTAGGAGGGGATGTTTTTGTAAATAAGAAAACTTTGGGGGTTTTAAAAATTATATCATTAACTCTAATCACAAAAGTGTCCCTTCTACCCCATTCTTTAACACTTTTGTCTTAACAATTTACAGTATATAAGTTTTGAAGTGTCTTAAAAATTTAAATCCAGTGAGCACTCTCATTGTTTTTGAATTGAACTACATATACAGTTGAAGCAAAAACAGAATAGTGGATGCAGTggtaaacttttttttttcttctgaaatataactttaaaaaataaaaataaaaacttactTTGAAGCAAAATGACATCGCCAGCGACAAATTTGGAGGCCAAATGTTTCTGCCAAATTGAAACAGGAAAAAATGGGCGGGAGTCATCGCCCACTTGTACGTCCGTCCTAATGACCTCTGCTCCACCTTTTCTCCATAACTTGTACTGCAATATATATAAACCAATTGATCCAAAGTAGCGAAGGACATAAATAAACAACAGAGAGAAAGTGTAAGTACCTGAATTGGGGTGATATTGTGAACCAAAACGAGGAGTTGGACGTACTCGCCGATGTGAACTGCTGCTCTAGAGAGGTCAATTAGAGGACCGTAGCATACTATTGCcgccattttcttctattttggtTTTTGCCATGTTTTCTTCCTCCCTTTTCTCTCTTTTGGGCTTTTCATGACCCGACCCGGTGTTTGCTGTTATACATGGGTGAAACGTCACGGGCTAGCATCCAAGAGGAACTTTGGGCAAATTATACATTTGGCAAAATAGTTACATCTGCCAgttaattatataaaaaatatattattaatcttgtacaaaatatgtaatttatatattattaatatataaaatataccaACTAGTATTATTTTTGGCAGCAGCTATATATTCATGTGAAGGGAGTTTCTCATATTAGATTTTCAGGATCTTGCTAGTTACTACTACCatttatttaaaagtttatgACAATtgtagaaaaataattttttatctcATGcgtataatttttgaaattttcataatttaaatattgttgaaaggaaaaataaatttattggaGACAAGAAGATCCAAAATGCTAAAATTTTACCATTTggagaatttttgaaaagtgaaaGGAGGTCAACGTGAATAGGTTCGGCCGAACCTGTAATTTAAAAGATAGCCTTGCTTTTGGTAATAACTAATAACCCTCTTGATTTTCATGTAGAAACTCGCAAATAGtgatataatcaatatatatcaATTGGATCTCACATGTATTTCTCTGAGATTATTTGATTGCTACAATTTCCCCTTTGTATAAGCTTAATTAATTGATTGTAATCAGTTTTTCTCCAACATTCTTTTTGGAAACGTATTAAAAAAACCAGACACAAGGTCGTTTTTTATCTAAGATAACGTCGTTCCAATTAAACAATTTGGTAGTACAAAGAAAGATCTCAACACCTTGCTACAGACAGCATTAAAATAGCTGTACGCGTCTGTTAGGAGAAGGGGAAGTAAAGAAGAATATTAGTCTTAATTCGTGCACGCTAAGTATCACTATTCACTATAACCAATTTAGCACTCTATTAGTCCTCTTAATGAATTCAATATTGTAAAATTATACATACAATTATATTCGCTCATAATCTCCACCTTCGGATTTCGAATAGGTTAGATACAACCTGCCCGCGCTGAAGTGATCAAAAGAAATTAAGGATTGATTCAATACCAAATTAGAGAGCAAAAATTAAATACTAACACGCCCGTGCTTAACACTTAGCATCACAAAGAATTGTTTGTCCCAAACAAAGAAAAGCAGAAATAAAATTAGCCCAAATTCGTATGACACTAATTAGTGGTACA belongs to Nicotiana tabacum cultivar K326 chromosome 6, ASM71507v2, whole genome shotgun sequence and includes:
- the LOC107770303 gene encoding uncharacterized protein LOC107770303, which encodes MAAIVCYGPLIDLSRAAVHIGEYVQLLVLVHNITPIQYKLWRKGGAEVIRTDVQVGDDSRPFFPVSIWQKHLASKFVAGDVILLQNVKITRVGGLIEARTVHCSTLQCVLHSYKSLASKGVDELLLSCRIGVAAKDKLQKIVKWLQQGAAVELNNHQWKQPSINWKVHEETKSQGCVSLKDLSNLPDSSKVTLYASVGEVFLPITWRHLPESATESMFISKRLYMHSDCDVADDLITAGCHLCGTPLSYESSLGSVKNAASLYCQESSNHLHVVSTIYRPFMLYVWDASMYAPLLVKNKAAEVLFGNIRAEEVLSCYKRLKEGKDHAPNLVCRRNGTAERTVLHSAAGEGIAATDTSSTNEEKELKENNKFDVGSNFYLVWLILLKLLLQQENNSPLKFKVTINPTRDCEYGRYEMISVSLPSFTSEGNLA